Part of the Sinomonas atrocyanea genome is shown below.
ACGAGCCGCGAGCGGTTCCCGGTGGCAGAGAGCACGGAGAGGCGCGTGAGCTCCTGGAGGGCCTCGAGGACCTCACCGTCGGCCCCGACGAGGGTGTCGAGCCCCTCGGCCTCGTCATCCCCGACCACAGAAAGGTAGGTCCGGCCGTTGCGGACCTCGATGTCGATGTCGCCGTCGATGTCGGCGATGTCGAGGAGCTCCTCCAGATAGTCGGCGGCGACGTCGCCCTCCTCCTCAAGCCGGCTGAGCGGCGTCTGGGAGGCGGCGTCCTCGGCGTCGTGGTCCTCGGGAACGTTCACGGCAGTGCTCTCGGAGGTCATGACTTCTTCTTCCTGTTCTTCCGCTGCGGCTGCTGGCGCTGCGTCTTGGGCTCCGGCGGCGGCGGGATGTCCTCGGGCCGCATGACCTTGCCCGTGGTGACGTCGATCGGGGCGAGGCCCTTCGCGGCCCTGCGCTCGTTGAGGGCCCGAGCGGCAGGCGAACCGGGAGCGGGCATCCGGCGGATCACGTAGAACTGCTGGCCCATGGTCCACAGGTTGGAGATCGTCCAGTAGATCAGGACGCCGATCGGGAAGTTGATGCCGCCGATGCCGAAGACGAGCGGGAGGATGTAGAGCAGGATCTTCTGCTGGCGCATGAACGGGCTGGCCATGGCCGCCTCGGACATGTTCTTCGCCATGATCTGCTTCTGGGTGATGAACTGCGAGGCCGTCATCGCCACGATCATGAGGATCGAGAGGATGGCCACGGCGACCGCGTCGCCCCCACCGCCGTGCAGCAGCGACGCGGAGAGCGGTGCCCCCAGAATGCTCGAGTTGTGGAACTGCTCGACCTGGTCATGGGTCATCGCACCGATGCCGGTGTTGTTCGCCTGGGCGTTGCTGATCCCCGAGAGGACCCGGAAGAGCCCGAAGAAGAACGGCATCTGGATCAGCATGGGGAGGCAGGCGGAGAACGGGTTGGTCCCGTGCTGCTTGTAGAGCGCCATCTGCTCCTGGGCCATGGCCTGGCGCGAGAGCTGGTCGGTCTTGCCCTTGTACTTCGCCTGCAGCTTCTGGAGGTCTGGCTGCAGCAGCTGCATGCCGCGCTGGGCCTTGATCTGCTTGACGAAGACCGGGATCAGCGCCCCGCGGATCACCAGGACGAGCCCGATGATGGAGAACGTCCAGGTCCAGCCGCTCGCTGCGGGCAGGCCGATGAAGGACAGGGCCTCGTGGAAGGCCACCATGACGAAGGAGACCAGCCACTCGAAGGGCAGAAGTATTGTCCCTAGAGGGTCCATGCGTTTTCCCTGTTCCTCATGTCAGTTACTCGTGTCGTTGGGGCGCGGGCCTGCGGGGCCAGCACCGTCGGTCCAGAAGCGGTCCGGGTGGTTCAGCACGACGATCCGCGGGATGCGGTCCTCGGGCCAATGGCGGTGGCCCTCCGGGACCGGGTCAATGCCCCCGGCGTTCCAGGGATGGCATCGGGCCAGCCGGCGCACCGCCAGATACGATCCTCGCACAGCGCCGTGCACGGTGACGGCCTCGAGGGCGTACGCCGAGCACGAGGGGAAGAACCGGCACACCTGTCCGTACAGGGGTGACACGACGGCGCGGTAGGCCTTCAGCAGCAGGATGAGCACGTGCTGCGGAAGGGTCCAGACGAAACGGCCGACGCCGGCCGCCCACCTGACGGCCGCCGGTCGCCGCGCGCCGGCGGGCATCTCAGCCACCGCTGCCATCCGCTGTCCTCTCCCGTCCGGCGGCCCCGTCGGGGCCGGTGCCCCGCTCGAGGCGGCGCAGGGCTGCGCCGAGCGCCGATTCGTAGTCCGTGCTGAGGTCGTCCCAGCTCGCCGTTGACGACGCGGGGAGGGCGCGGACCACGACGTCGAGTCCGACAGGGCGCACGCGCACCGTCGAGGCGGCGGCCTCCCTCAGCCTCCGTTTAACGAGGTTGCGTGTGACTGCGTTCCCCACCGCCTTGGACACGATGAAACCGAACCGGCTCGCCCGCTCGCC
Proteins encoded:
- a CDS encoding Jag family protein; this translates as MTSESTAVNVPEDHDAEDAASQTPLSRLEEEGDVAADYLEELLDIADIDGDIDIEVRNGRTYLSVVGDDEAEGLDTLVGADGEVLEALQELTRLSVLSATGNRSRLVLDINGYRGERSVRLQELAETAVERVKAGETTVHLDPMSSYERKIVHDAVAELGFVSESEGEGAARHIVVSAD
- the yidC gene encoding membrane protein insertase YidC, yielding MDPLGTILLPFEWLVSFVMVAFHEALSFIGLPAASGWTWTFSIIGLVLVIRGALIPVFVKQIKAQRGMQLLQPDLQKLQAKYKGKTDQLSRQAMAQEQMALYKQHGTNPFSACLPMLIQMPFFFGLFRVLSGISNAQANNTGIGAMTHDQVEQFHNSSILGAPLSASLLHGGGGDAVAVAILSILMIVAMTASQFITQKQIMAKNMSEAAMASPFMRQQKILLYILPLVFGIGGINFPIGVLIYWTISNLWTMGQQFYVIRRMPAPGSPAARALNERRAAKGLAPIDVTTGKVMRPEDIPPPPEPKTQRQQPQRKNRKKKS
- the yidD gene encoding membrane protein insertion efficiency factor YidD, encoding MAAVAEMPAGARRPAAVRWAAGVGRFVWTLPQHVLILLLKAYRAVVSPLYGQVCRFFPSCSAYALEAVTVHGAVRGSYLAVRRLARCHPWNAGGIDPVPEGHRHWPEDRIPRIVVLNHPDRFWTDGAGPAGPRPNDTSN
- the rnpA gene encoding ribonuclease P protein component; the protein is MLAAAHRLRSGADFTHTVRSGVRQGRRNVVLYAAPTGERASRFGFIVSKAVGNAVTRNLVKRRLREAAASTVRVRPVGLDVVVRALPASSTASWDDLSTDYESALGAALRRLERGTGPDGAAGRERTADGSGG